The DNA region TGTCAAAGTGAATTGCATAATGATAGCTAGCCATTGTACGTGTCTCAATTTACATTCAACCGAGCATTCTTTGGAATAAATGTGCCTTTGAAGcctcttgcttttttttaaattttattttaatgggagGGCTTAGATgtggaggaaagaaaaacaaaaaggaaaatatattttaagcatGAGAAGATTGTTATTACAAGCGAAGAAAACCATAGATCTAGAGGGAGAGGTATGCTTGAAGAATATATAATTGTACGATTATTCTGGTTTCCAAAGATTAAAATTTTACTTCTGGGATTTCTGTTTTACTGTTGTTCACTTTTAATATAGTTGAGAATTTCCAGAACAGTTAGGTCAAATTGCAGGATATtttctggggaggaaaaaaaaagaataaaggctGGGGTTATCATTGGAAAAACACTGCTGTTGGAAAAAGAGCTGGAAAACAGAAGCGCCAAGGAGATTTGGACAGAATTTTACCAGCTGTAGAATAACACTTTTTCTGGCTTTAAGAACCTGGTTGGTTAAAAATAGATCTCACATAGCTATTTATGTAGACATGAGCTATTAGGAgtgttttcttttcctccaaaatGAGTTTGGCAACTGTACATTTTCCATCCTTTTCTCCGCATTTGGAAAAtctgagaagggaggagagactGCCTAGGCTTGGTTCCAATAAAAGGGACTTTCTTTAACTAGGTAGCTTTCAACATATAACCATAATGGAGAATTCCATGTCATAACAGCCATTAGGTGAAATGTCTCACCTAATGTCTCCCCATCCCTGCTTTCCCCATTAATTGTTAATGACACTTGTGGGTCGTTAAGCGAAGTGTGGGATGCcttaagggtgggggggaggcccTTGAAGGCCTTGAACAGTTTAGGTCTGCCTGGCCTGCCCCCCCTGGTGTTCCCCACACTAGTAGGCACCCCGTGTTCTGCTTCCTGCTTATTGGGCCCCCGCAGGCTTAATTCCCACCCCACCAGGCCaaacaccctcctcctcctctccacttaTTTTTAAAGACCTCCAAGGCCAGAGTGCTAGAATGCATCTCAAGGATTCAGAGGGTAATTCCTTTTGTGTGATACATTCCTCTCTGAATAGCACACTACCCAGAGATTAGCAGCAaaacactgccccccccccctagctttttttttgctacaaAAAGTCTGCAAAATCTGCTTCATCTTTTTCAGCAGTTTTCAACAGTGCCAAGTTAAGGGAGCAACTTGTTTTCTCTGGAATGGATCCAGGAGCTCAAAATTCAGGAATGAATGACTAACCCCTTTCTCATTAGAATTCACATGGTGTCCTACAGATTATTAGCAAAGCCAAAATCAATAGGTGCTAGTCGCTACTTATAaaaaccctacatggcatcggacctgggtacctgagagaccacttcctgccaattacctcccaaagaccgattcgatcgcacaggcttggccaggttccatctgccagccaatgtcggttggcgaccccccgggggagggccttctctgttgctgccccggccctctggaacgagctccccgtcgagatccagacccatactaccctcccggccttccgtaaagctactaagtcctggctgttccggcaggctgggggttgTTGAAGTACCCACCCCCGTTTCAATTGTGACTTGtggatttttaatattgtttgtattgtcttatttatcccccccccctcgtttattgtgagctgcccggagtccttcgggagtgggcggcatacaaaaccaataaacctaacctaacctaaccaacAGACTCCTTGGGTTGTctttaaatcagaaaaaaaaagggaaatagaCACATTTTCTCTCCTTCAAAATAAATAGCAGTTATTCCCCTGGAGGCTGCATTCCTGCAACAGGGGTGCAAATGTTGGTGGTTATTCCAGTCAATTCACATATTGAACCCTTATTAGCAAATAAGAGGTATTTAAGTAAACTGCTGCTTATTGAAGTTATCAAACAAGAGAGAAAAACAGGCATGGCATGTGGAACAACTTAGTCTAAAGTGTAgaaagctatagcaatagcagttagacttatataccgcttcatagggctttcagccctctctaagcggtttacagagtcagcatattgcccccaacaacaatctgggtcctcatttcacccacctcggaaggatggaaggctgagtcaaccttgagccggtgagatttgaacagccaaactgcagaactgcagtcagctgaagtatcctgaagtgctgcatttaaccattgcgccacctcggctcttatatggttaaaagtaccatATTTGCACTTTGTTAATGCTTTTCCCTGTTGAAAATGGAACAGGTGTATTCCTTTTAGAtccaagagagaagagggagagtgAGCGAGCTTCAGATACACCTTAACACAACTGAAGGAGACTGGAGGGATCAGAAATTCAACAAATAGGCAGCTAAATAGAACCACATAGGCACTGCTTCTTTGGAATATCAGAGTACAGCAAAACGTTCTGAagattatatagcaatagcaatagcagttagacttatataccgcttcatagggctttcagccctctctaagtggtttacagagtcagcatatcgcccccacagtctggatcctcatctcacccacctcggaaggatggaaggctgagtcaaccttgagccggtgagatttgaaccgctgaactgcagataacagtcagctgaagtggcctgcagtactgcaccctaaccactgcgccacctcggctcattcatTCTTATATGAATGAGTGTTATTCACTATGACAGTTACACTTTTCTTTATTTGGAAAGAATTGCATTTATCTAATTAGACTCATTGCCTTTGCTCCTTCGGGTGGCCAGGAACCACACAAAGCTGTGTGGTTTACACTAGTAAATGTAAACAAACATTATAGAAATATTTGCTCCAGCAGATGTTTAGGACTGCCACGATCCTCCTTGGTCAAATTCAGTACATCAAATTCAGCGATGTGCTTTTTTgtggataaaaaataataataataacacaacATGCACCGCTGAGGTTGTTTTAGATATTTATGCATGTATTAAATGATATAAATTAACTGAATTGGATTGTAAGCAGCAGGAATACCCGACATCCTTTAGTGGCTCTGGCTCAGAAAGCACTATTTGTAACCAGTAGCTTCAAGCTTTCTCTGACCCAGCACCTCCGCAGAAGACGGTGGCTCAGCAGTCCTAGATAAATCGTCTATCCGCTTTGCTCTTCTGTGGTTGCCTTTCACAAATCTCAGTAGTTGACAAACAGCAGCTGGTGTAACCCCAGGGATGCGGCTGATGGCACCGATCTAGAACCAGAGAAGGCAAAAGAGCAGGTTTTATAATATAACTGTCACGAGGCTATTCGATGCACAGACAGAAGACTACAGAAATACAGGgatttttaactttccccattttaagtccctgctgttctccttgtcgcccacatataccataagttccagctaagataatgttccgtttctcctttgtccctcagccaacctgtcattctgtccatttctgcacattcatagatctttttaattatagcatcttccgatggtatggtagtggatttccaaaattgtgcataagttattcttgcggccacaattatatgtaggctcaaatgccatattgaattgctcatgttttctggggaaagttaaaagtgaacatgggtattgtccaaggtggcgcagtggttaaatgcagcactgcaggctactgctagatcagcagttcagcggttcaaatctcaccggctcagggttgactcagccttccatccttccgaggtgggtaaaatgaggacccggattgttgggggcaatatgctgactctctgtaaaccgcttagagaggcctgaaaggcctatgaagcggtatataagtctactgctattgctattgctattgtaatagatccctgaattttgtaatgagaagatgtggcttagagacctaacaatgaggaaagaaaaaagttgggctgtgaatgactgtcaccgggtgggggggggggagggaagggggggttgtatgtttaaaattgtatttgtatttgtatgttttactctttaaaaaatgtataactaataaagattacttaaaaaaaagaaaaagaaatacagggatTATGAGAATGACAGAGCTTACAGAAATGGTTAAATCGACCTGCTTGATTCAAGAAGAAGCAATTACTACCTTTATAAAAGATTGGAAACCCtttatggtcttttttttttttttttgcaagaatgaataaaaatgagCTGGTGAAGTCCAGATTTACTGATTAAAAAAGGGGTGTTTATGGGAAGATAACCAAGATGAACAATTTGGGGGAGTGGACATGGTAATTATTATCTCTGTCACTGCTACAAAGTAGATTGGAAGTGTTTCTTTAGAtatatttctcctcttttttatttcaaataaaggCAGACAGGTTGTTGATTGAGGTCTACTTGTACGTAACACCACATTTGAAAATTTCTAACTCTTCCAGAATACACATCACACAGTTCACACAGCGTTCATTAAGCTTTCTGCCTCCTCCAGGACTTTACCGTTGAGGGGCGGTGGGCCTGCAGTATCTCTCGCGCTTCCTGGGATAGCGATACATCGACAGTGAGATAATCCAGGTCCTCAGGTAAACGGAGAGACTCATCTTGACGTACTTCCTCTATTTCCAGCTTTTGATTGGCCACATGGAAACCATAAACAGCTGGTAGGAAAAGCcatgaaaataataattaaaaataaaaagattgaaCCAGCAAAAAATAGggtacaggggggaaaaaaacccttaactGTATACTCTGGCACTTGCttacaattttttatttatttatttattttttaataattttttatttatttatttatttccaaaacaaacatatgttgtaaaaagtatatcagctggttacaaaaagcttttgtccatctcttccatcgtcatcaaatataattcatattaattcaaatgtcttaactcaaatatttactatattaacatcatcatacctccacttttatttgagtacagttatttaaacatccttcatccttaaatataccaagattcaatccataaccacatgctggcatttcatttacttatttgtaaaatcctccattaacattaagtcctcatatcctgttttagctaaacttccataatatttaataccaaagatttctaatcctccatgtatataatttattatcattatcctttctttatttaattatatcctatatcatagcatttccccattagttaaaatttaactgtatatagtttttttatgataattattattgttattaataatctttatatatatgccaaaaatatttctaaccttcccttctcatatccaattattacttatagcaatagcaatagcagttagacttatataccgcttcatagggctttcagccctctctaagcggtttacagagtcagcatatcgcctccaacaacaatccgggtcctcattttacccacctcggaaggatggaaggctgagtcaaccctgagccggtgagatttgaacagccgaactgcagaactgcagtcagctgaaatagcctgcagtgctgcatttaaccactgcgccaccttggctcttatcatatcaactcaacattgtatacattactatcattatcaatttttatttaactggattttttatttatttcttaatgtaAATGGAGAATAAATGCCTTATCATGAGCAATAATATCACAAGAAAAGTGATGTGAGTAAGCTTGGCTTTTTTCAAAGCCACAAGTTAAGGTTGGAAATAATTCCATTATATTCAATTTTGCTTTTTCCATAGTTCACATAATTAATTTCCTTCTGCATtgcaaaaaacattttctttctacaGCACCTATTTTTCACAGAAATTCAGTGTGCCCTCAGTTTGACAAGACTTTACGACCTATGTCTTGGGCTAAATTGTTGTAAAAGAAATTCTAGGACTATTATAATTATGTGTCGCCAATAAAATATTCTGTACCTTCTATTTTCAGCCTTTCTGCCAATGGTTTCCATTCagtgatttttttcatggattCTGGGAGAGCTCTAGCTAAAACATCCATACTGATCGCTGGATTCTGGAAAACTTCTAGAGCactaaacaaaaagaaacaaaccatTCCATTATTCAGTGAAATAATCTCTAAATCACAATAAATGAAACAAGTATATACCCAGGaactcttttttattttgaaattttgatTACATTTGAATCACAAGCTTTCAGCAGATGACTCCATTTTtcctataaaatattatttactatAGTTCCTACTTCATCTAACTGAAGTTGTCAGCACACAGGCCCACATCCTACTAAGgacatacatctatctatctatctatctatctatctatctatctatctatctatctatctatctatctatctatctatcatctatctatctatctatctatctatcatttatctatctatctatctatctatctatctattatctatctatctatctatctatctatctatcatctatatatatatatatttatttgacttatataccgcttcatagggctttcagccctctccaagcggtttacaatttttttagcaaattgagtcagcaacttgcccccacagtccgggtcctcatttcacccacctcggaaggatggaaggcggagttcgaccttgagccggtgagatttgaaccgctgaactgcagatcacagtcagctgaagtggcctgcagtactgcaccctaaccactgcgccacctcggctcaatactaggtgaaggtaaaggttcccctcgcacgcaTGTGCTAGagtcattcctgactccagggggcggtgctcatctccgtttcaaagccgaaaagccagcgctatccaaagacatctcagtggtcatgtgactaaatgctgaagacgcaaggaacactgttatcttcccaacaaaggtggtccctatttttctacttgcattttttacctgctttcaaactgctaggttggcagaagctgggacaagtaacgggtgcTCACCCTGTTACacagcgttagggattcgaaccaccgaactgccgacctttcgattggcaagctcagcgtcttagccactgagccattgtatCCCTTAAGGACATGGTTACATAAGGAGGTTACTTGAGGAGTGCCTTTTCCCATATGCACCTCCTTGGGTCTTCAGTTTTTCCAAGGGGGGCGGGGGGCTCCTAGagatcttcccaccaaagaggtAAAGTGGGTCTAGACCAGGAAAGATTCCTTCCTCTATGGTGGCACTTATAAAATGCCCTCCCGGAGATGCTCAAGTGACTCCcacataagcaggggtgggtttcaaccggtttgcggcggtccccgtgaaccggttggtcggcgaacccggaagtaagtaacttccgggaaaggcgaagggcccgcccgcccgcgctccttaccagtctttgaaggcttctgcgcttccacacaggcgcatggcacatacagcgcctgcgcgattctccgcgagcagctggatggcacatacagcgcctgcgcgactctccgcgagcaactggagcatcgcgcaggcgctaagacgcatgcgtgaactgcgcgcgtgcacgaggacgccgccggccccgttccaaccgaaccggttggaacgggattagcaacgcACCCCTGCACATAAGCATCATTTTGACACCAGATGAAGAAGACCCATGTATTTTCTCAGGCtgtgtattcttttattttacatttcatttattgTTGGGGCATTTTTATCCAATTTGCATCTTTTAGTGAGTTTTATTATAAATGCCCGGAGAGGCTATGCATGGGGCAGCTTAAACTTTTAAACAAACAATGTTCAATCCCTCATGCATCTGGGCTCATTCAAATCAGTGGGGAAGGAAATGTATTTATGTTTTCGAAGATACACCTGGACAGCTTTGTGCACTCAAAGAACTTCTTAAAATCCATACAtatactagatcagtgtttctcaaccttggtgacttttaagtcctgtggacttaaaagtcgccaaggttgagaaacactgatctagattgtTCCAGGAAAAGGTGAGAAATGGAATACAAGAATGATGGCGATATGCCTCAGTAAGCAAAATTCTAGAATAAGAAAGCAATAAACCACAACCTGCGAGGGAAATTATGGTGATGATTCATTCTGGCCTCCGGAACGAGCTGCCGCCACATTTTATAACCAAACCGAACAGACTTCAGtgcttccattccttctttcagcatttctttcatcaaagagGCTTGTTCGTACCGCTTTTGTGACACACAACCAGCTTCGTGGTAGCCTTGAAATGTataccaaaaagaaagaaagaaagaaaaaatgaaagaaagaaaaagtggcaCCTGGAATGAGGACAGAATGAGGAGCGCATCAAAACAGAAGTTGAAGGAGTGACTACTGGGGAGGGCctcctctgtggctgctccggccatctggaacgatctccccgttgagatctggaccctcaccacccttccggctttccgcaaagccattaagacctggctgttccggcaggcctggggctgttgaatttttcagccccatccgaggttacgactgttgctgttttttaaatgtgtttgtctttttatttttattctgtacccccttcccttctgattgttagccgccctgagtctctcgggaatagggcggcatgcaaactgaataaatcaaatcaaatcaaacctcgGAAGGTGAGCCTGCTATCGGCATTATCTGGTCGCAGGGACATCCGAAACTCTGCCCGGCTGGTAAACATCCGGTATGGTTCTTTGGTGCCAAGAGTGGTAAGATCATCAATCAAAACTCCAATGTATCCCTCGGTGCGACTGATGATAAAAGGAGGCTTCCCTTGGATCCGCAGGCCTGCATTGATTCCAGCAACAACACCCTGCAAGATGATCATGGCCCAATAGGAGTTATAAGGAAAATATGACTGGATAGCATATATTATTGGTCTGTTGATGGATGTTGCTGCCTAGAGCCACTTTATCTGTAGAGCAGTAGTGTTTTGACATCCCCCATTCTCcgtcaggaacgaaagccaaaacagacgtaccaaagaatgttttaatcagtccaagctctcgttggctgcaagcccaaaataaacaaataggtaatcactctggcaaaaagtcctatAAACATACGCAGCACTGTAAACAGGCTTCTTCCAGCAAacctacttctccaagttggtttctcttaatttGTGAACGTGaatgagaacgttgactcctgcaattcgcaatttaatgagtttatatgctgcccaatcccggaggactccgggcggcttacaaatacgaaatattTGTgcatggcacaaacagtctcttttatactcaggagaggatcttaatcagcatcagctgctcataatcacctcctgtagttactccgtcGTTCTTTACGCCGAGTAGCCCTGCgcctgcgtgcatcctgaaacaactcccaaatgttttcctgaacattccctttgatccaatgctctgccgccacctggtggcccaTCAGtttctcctcgccctgctcggagtccacatggtcctccacctcctccaaggttgactcataagacccctcactgtcggagtctggcggcagctccaacggctcctgccaggccacaacaagtAGGGGGCAGCCAATGATTCCTATATGGCTCTCCAATGTCCTTTCTGGGCCCCCAAAGTCACATGGTCATCCCATAAACGTTTAGCAGCTATAAGATTGAACTGTGACAAAAAAATTCTTCAATACTTCAAAAACAAAGGATGAGACATGGGTGTAGGAGGCCTACAAAAGGCAAATCACTTCTGTTCTTATCTTTAATGTTCTGCCTCTGTAAATCAATAGTCTAAAAACGTTTACATCCGTCTAATCACATCTCCAGATTAGTGGTAGGGAGGGACAGCAGGTCAGGAGACTGAATTGAAACACGTAATTCTTTACAAATTGCCCACCTCTGTCCTAGAGAGAATCAACCTGAAAGACCTAGAAAAgtttctagggggaaaaaaaatcatgagcTAAGGATTCCAGCGGAAGAAAAACTGAAAATCTTAAAAGAACGCAAACAAGGAACGGTTTATAGAGGAAGAAGAATAAGACCCACCAGAGAGGAAATCTGGTGCAATGACCAACAGCTATGTAGATGATGCCAGCAGAGAGCAGAAGCTCAGGTTCTCTTTGTTACCAATTAAGATACTTTCTAAATGCAAAACAGTCTGAAATATTAGCAAATGAAGCTGGTCAAGTGGGGAGAGGGATGTGtttatagggctagccattaatGTCTGGTTAAGTAACTTTTGACTTGAAAAACCGTAAATGCATCAAACTGTGTgcaaacaaaataattatttgacACATGTCCAGTGACATCCCTGTTCTTTTCTATAACTTTTCCTTTAGAACCAAGGATCCTTTTATTCAGAAAAATATAGttaatttctcttccttttcaatCTGTCTAAGCCAGATTCATTTTTTCACTGACATTATTAATACTAATACAGCtttccaaaacaataaaacaacatCTTTGTTACCCCTTCAAGGGCACTTCTGCTATTcaacttagagccaaggtggcgcagtggttaaatgcagcactgcaggctacttcagctgactgcagttctgcagttcggctgttcaaatctcaccggctcaaggttgactcagccttccatcctttccgaggtgggtaaaatgaggaccctgattgttgttgggggcaatatgctgactctgtaaaccgcttagagagggctgaaagccctatgaagcggtatataagtctaactgctattgctattgctattgaacccAAATATTCATTTGTTAAGCATGTTTCCTCTTGAATATTAAGATAAGTGACTGGACCTACGGCAGCCAGAACCCCAGATTTCCTCTAGGACAAGAGCAAATTTCCTCATCGCACTGTGTGTTCCAAGAAAGCCCTGGCAAGAATGAGGAACAGTCGTTTAATCTGAATGAACTATTAAAAGTGTTTTGTggctgaatgtcagtgatgaaattagTATCAGAGATGCTGACTCTGAATCCTGGTCCATTTCCTGCATGCTTTTCTCAAGTCACCCACCTGGGCTGCAGCTTCCTCATAGCCTGTCGTGCCATTGATCTGTCCCGCAAAGAACAATCGCTGCACCAGTCGAGACTCCAGGGAAGCGCTCAGCTGACGTGGATCCAGAAAGTCATACTGAACTCCGTAGCCTGGTATGGATACAACACACAAAGTAGTTTCGCGAACAATGTCTGTCAAATGCACTTAGAAAACGTAACTCTACAAACCTAACCGTTAAGTATTTCTATGGGCgctgaacaggggtgggtttctcgccccgttccaaccggttcggttggaacggggccggcggcgtcctcgtgcacgcgcgcagtgcacgcatgcgtactagcgtctgtgcaatgctccagctgctcctggaggatcgcgcaggcgctgtatgcgtcctgcgcatgcgtggaagcgcagaactcgtcaaaaccgggtaaggaacgcgggcgggcgggcggacccttcgccgttcccggaagttacttacttccgggttcgccgaccaaccggttcgcggggactgccgcgaatcGCCTGAAAACCACCCTTGGCGCTGAACAACATGCTTATGTACAGGTTGATTAGTgagccatttctctgaaaggaGGAAAAGATGCCTCCACAGTGAACAGATAAAAATCCCTCTATGAGCAGGAGGACATCGGAAGTAACACGATTTCCCAAATCAAACTGCTTACCCCAAAACATGACCCTTCTTCCAACTTCTCACCTGGCTGTATCATCTTAGCATGTTCCAAGCCTCTGATAAGACTGATGATTTTTTCCTGGATCTCACAAGGCAGGGTCAAGGACATTCCCTGTGGGTACGTGACATCGGAATCCAGGCCTTCGGGCTCCAGCCAGACCTGATGCTGGCGATTCGGAAAACGTAGAACTTTAGACTCAAGGGAAGGGCAGTATCTAGATACAGGATAGACAGCTAAATcaggagtttagtttagtttgtaagtttcattttatttataggccgccccaatcccgaaggactccgggcggcttacagaagggaagagaaagaaaattaaaaaagtaaaaaataaactaagacaagttaaaacgacaaagatacattcatttcagtcggggctggacctcaacaatgaggtcaacagccccaggcctgccggaaaagccaggtcttgacagcttttctgaaggccatgagagtgggtgaggtccagatttctgggggtagttcgttccaaagggtcagggcagccacagagaaggctctcctctggggagccgccagctgacattgtctggctgacggcatccgaaggaggcccaatctgtgggatcttaccggccgctgggaggaatgtggcagtaggcggtctt from Thamnophis elegans isolate rThaEle1 chromosome 3, rThaEle1.pri, whole genome shotgun sequence includes:
- the MTO1 gene encoding protein MTO1 homolog, mitochondrial — protein: MLPFGRGLHRLAVPAVIGSRLQRARSSGSSAEEPGASKYDVIVIGGGHAGVEAAAAAARVGARTLLITQKIDSIGQMSCNPSFGGIGKGHLIREVDALDGLCGRICDQSGVHYKVLNKRKGPAVWGYRAQIDRKLYKENMQKEILQTPLLTTCEASVEDLLLTVPEQNHPGKSSISGVILEDGTKIHSGSVILTTGTFLRGMVLIGLEMHPAGRMGDQPSVGLAQTLETIGFTMGRLKTGTPPRLLRDSIDFTHLQKQEADNPPVPFSFLSEAVWIKPEDQLPCYLTHTNPEVEEIIQENLHLSNHIKETVKGPRYCPSLESKVLRFPNRQHQVWLEPEGLDSDVTYPQGMSLTLPCEIQEKIISLIRGLEHAKMIQPGYGVQYDFLDPRQLSASLESRLVQRLFFAGQINGTTGYEEAAAQGVVAGINAGLRIQGKPPFIISRTEGYIGVLIDDLTTLGTKEPYRMFTSRAEFRMSLRPDNADSRLTFRGYHEAGCVSQKRYEQASLMKEMLKEGMEALKSVRFGYKMWRQLVPEARMNHHHNFPRSALEVFQNPAISMDVLARALPESMKKITEWKPLAERLKIEAVYGFHVANQKLEIEEVRQDESLRLPEDLDYLTVDVSLSQEAREILQAHRPSTIGAISRIPGVTPAAVCQLLRFVKGNHRRAKRIDDLSRTAEPPSSAEVLGQRKLEATGYK